In one Aestuariirhabdus haliotis genomic region, the following are encoded:
- the lysA gene encoding diaminopimelate decarboxylase — protein MDHFTYQDGELFAEQVSASDIAAQVGTPCYVYSRATLERHYNAYDKALGSHPHLICYAVKANSNLAVLNVLARLGAGFDIVSIGELERVLAAGGEPSRIIFSGVGKQASEMQRALEVGIHCFNVESEAELERLQQVASEMGVNARISLRVNPDVDAHTHPYISTGLKENKFGIDFKIAPEVYRRAAAMPNIEITGVDCHIGSQLTELAPFLDALDRLLALIDELKQDGIEIQHLDLGGGLGVSYQGEQPPQPADYASAVLERLGQRELTLVLEPGRSIAANAGIMLTRVEFLKVNSGKHFAIVDAAMNDLIRPALYRAWQEIIAVKPRTEGESHCYDLVGPICETGDFIGKERDLVLEAGDLLAVRSAGAYGFTMSSNYNSRNRSAEVMVDDDQVHLVRKRETFAQQIANESLLPA, from the coding sequence ATGGATCACTTTACCTATCAAGACGGCGAACTGTTTGCTGAACAGGTCTCCGCCAGCGATATCGCTGCGCAAGTTGGCACTCCTTGCTACGTTTACTCAAGAGCGACCCTGGAACGTCATTATAACGCTTACGATAAGGCACTGGGCTCACACCCTCACCTGATCTGCTACGCCGTCAAAGCCAATAGCAACCTGGCCGTACTTAATGTGCTTGCGCGCCTTGGCGCCGGCTTCGATATTGTCTCCATCGGTGAACTGGAGCGGGTATTGGCCGCCGGGGGCGAACCCTCACGCATTATTTTTTCCGGCGTCGGCAAGCAAGCCAGCGAGATGCAACGCGCCCTCGAAGTCGGAATTCACTGTTTCAACGTCGAATCGGAAGCCGAGCTGGAGCGCTTGCAGCAGGTAGCCAGCGAGATGGGCGTTAATGCGCGTATCTCATTGCGAGTGAACCCGGATGTCGACGCTCATACCCACCCCTACATCTCTACCGGCTTGAAAGAGAACAAGTTCGGCATTGATTTCAAAATTGCTCCCGAGGTCTATCGCCGGGCGGCGGCTATGCCTAACATTGAGATCACTGGTGTTGATTGCCATATTGGCTCCCAACTGACCGAGCTGGCTCCCTTTCTGGATGCCCTCGACCGCTTGCTCGCCCTGATTGATGAGCTTAAGCAGGATGGCATCGAAATCCAGCACCTCGATCTGGGTGGTGGACTCGGGGTCAGCTACCAGGGCGAACAACCGCCCCAACCCGCCGACTATGCCAGCGCCGTACTCGAAAGGCTGGGCCAACGCGAGCTGACCCTGGTACTGGAACCCGGACGCTCTATCGCGGCCAATGCCGGCATCATGCTAACCCGGGTGGAGTTCCTCAAGGTCAACAGCGGCAAGCACTTTGCCATTGTCGATGCGGCCATGAATGACCTGATTCGCCCGGCTCTGTATCGTGCCTGGCAAGAGATCATTGCAGTCAAGCCCCGAACGGAAGGGGAATCCCACTGCTATGACCTGGTCGGCCCGATCTGTGAAACCGGTGATTTTATTGGCAAAGAGCGAGATCTCGTGCTCGAAGCTGGAGACCTGCTCGCCGTGCGCAGTGCCGGGGCTTACGGTTTCACCATGAGTTCAAACTACAATAGCCGTAACCGCTCCGCCGAAGTGATGGTGGATGATGATCAGGTGCATCTGGTGCGCAAGCGTGAAACCTTTGCCCAGCAGATTGCCAACGAATCCCTGCTACCGGCCTGA